One region of Gossypium raimondii isolate GPD5lz chromosome 6, ASM2569854v1, whole genome shotgun sequence genomic DNA includes:
- the LOC105774261 gene encoding probable WRKY transcription factor 7 gives MTVELMMGHGGVGGRGNSFPVKMEETALKEAANAGIQGFEELIRLMSKSQQLCSQDVCFNAPSSSEPAMEIQAVTDKTVSSFKKVISLLGRPRTGHARFRRAPLNHLPQQQQIQVSKDEEVSTFKPLCSTPSYKLPPLPTKSSHVLKTGVLEPGNSVMSSLTGDTDSIQHQPCFSLGFQFTNPSSHGKPPLSSKRKCNSMDDVANLKCGSSSSARCHCSKKRKSRVKRVIRVPAVSNKMADIPHDDYSWRKYGQKPIKGSPHPRGYYKCSSVRGCPARKHVERAVEDPRMLIVTYEGDHNHSHNITTDVPSALVLESS, from the exons ATGACGGTGGAATTGATGATGGGTCACGGCGGCGTTGGCGGTAGAGGCAACAGTTTTCCAGTCAAAATGGAGGAAACTGCTTTGAAAGAAGCTGCTAATGCTGGGATTCAAGGTTTTGAAGAACTGATCAGATTGATGTCTAAAAGTCAACAGCTTTGCTCACAAGATGTTTGTTTTAATGCCCCTTCAAGTTCAGAACCAGCTATGGAAATCCAAGCTGTTACAGATAAGACTGTAAGCTCCTTTAAAAAAGTTATTTCGTTATTGGGTCGACCTAGAACTGGTCATGCTCGGTTCAGACGAGCTCCTCTTAATCATCTCCCACAACAACAACAGATTCAAGTGAGCAAAGATGAAGAAGTATCGACTTTTAAGCCTTTATGTTCAACCCCAAGTTATAAGTTACCTCCTTTGCCAACCAAAAGCAGCCATGTTTTGAAGACTGGTGTTTTAGAGCCTGGGAATTCTGTTATGTCTTCATTGACTGGGGATACTGATAGCATACAACACCAACCGTGTTTCTCTCTTGGTTTTCAATTCACTAACCCTTCTTCTCATGGTAAACCTCCTTTGTCTTCAAAAAGGAAGTGTAATTCCATGGATGATGTTGCTAATCTCAAGTGTGGATCATCATCCTCTGCTCGTTGCCATTGTTCCAAGAAGAG GAAATCAAGAGTGAAAAGAGTCATTAGAGTCCCAGCTGTTAGCAACAAAATGGCTGATATTCCTCACGATGATTATTCTTGGAGAAAATATGGCCAAAAACCAATCAAAGGTTCTCCTCATCCAAG GGGCTATTACAAATGTAGCAGTGTCAGAGGTTGTCCTGCAAGGAAGCATGTAGAAAGAGCTGTAGAGGATCCAAGGATGTTGATTGTAACA